A window of the Sabethes cyaneus chromosome 1, idSabCyanKW18_F2, whole genome shotgun sequence genome harbors these coding sequences:
- the LOC128733958 gene encoding uncharacterized protein LOC128733958 — protein MVSRFVYCIVTVAVFAVQSREALADDVDFRAFDFGDEDTEFFSSYEKSFNEQDYFPTDFNLGNLELISATPHFAKAENYINPDEVKLARTKRKTASSEEEPGDSEDDEEDGNDRSVDGPDGYVDRYERFVNRHFRDRDQQRNKDNDDSEKEAGGYQYRFDFTPSDDYERIKQESEAQSRRLAKNPKNCQAYEKDGMVCHVCKDPATETTSESCAYATVPHHNKFSYVKQKHYNSKDNEKEEPEDDRDSDSDDDAEEDEDEEHSAKQAESITLNPTNPTKKPKVTPTKKTVVHTKPGQGETNGGGYRYQPVDLRSNRKRPHQVEPYPTTASVVYPAYYDFYTHFLPTHGRSQKILQAEPITSDDVYVLSYRNDDEVAKVLADFETRDWSNCKKGMKNDLTCYTCTDKNGVKHEECMYVSESRQVGSSTYANAPATQAPDVAAVTTIGAPKATKKSPLKKASSEKKPTSPKQQQMNGNARRQSAKLLQLEPAEQQEEETHRGEDRQTVKRTVTIRSHVDATGGATGGALQKPMEGERVMHYEHHVTHVL, from the exons atggtgtCCCGCTTCGTGTACTGCATTGTGACAGTGGCAGTGTTTGCCGTTCAATCTCGTGAAGCTCTGGCCGATGATGTGGATTTTCGTGCGTTTGATTTTGGCGATGAAGATACGGAATTTTTTAGTTCCTATGAAAAATCCTTTAACGAACAGGATTATTTTCCGACGGATTTCAACCTTGGTAATTTGGAATTAATATCGGCTACTCCGCACTTTGCCAAGGCCGAGAACTACATCAATCCGGATGAAGTAAAGCTGGCACGCACGAAACGGAAAACAGCTTCCAGTGAAGAGGAACCGGGTGATAGTGAAGACGACGAAGAAGATGGTAATGACCGAAGTGTTGACGGACCGGATGGCTACGTTGACCGCTACGAACGATTTGTCAACCGACACTTCCGAGATCGAGATCAGCAACGTAACAAGGATAACGACGACTCGGAGAAAGAGGCTGGTGGCTATCAGTATCGGTTCGATTTCACTCCTTCGGATGACTATGAACGGATTAAGCAAGAGTCGGAAGCTCAAAGTCGCCGACTCGCTAAGAATCCTAAGAACTGCCAGGCCTACGAGAAAGATGGAATGGTGTGTCACGTGTGCAAGGATCCAGCAACCGAAACAACATCGGAATCCTGCGCCTATGCAACTGTTCCTCATCATAACAAGTTTTCCTATGTAAAACAGAAACACTACAACAGTAAAGATAACGAAAAGGAAGAACCAGAGGATGATCGCGATAGTGATAGTGATGACGATGCTGAAGAGGATGAAGATGAAGAACACTCCGCTAAGCAAGCGGAAAGCATCACATTAAACCCAACGAACCCAACAAAGAAACCGAAAGTGACTCCAACCAAAAAGACCGTTGTCCACACAAAACCTGGCCAAGGGGAAACTAACGGCGGTGGTTACCGTTATCAGCCAGTCGATTTGCGTTCGAACAGAAAACGTCCCCATCAGGTGGAACCCTATCCGACCACGGCGAGTGTCGTATATCCCGCGTACTATGATTTCTACACGCATTTCCTACCCACTCACGGACGCAGTCAGAAGATTTTGCAAGCGGAACCGATCACTAGCGATGATGTGTACGTGCTGAGCTATCGGAACGATGACGAGGTGGCTAAGGTTTTGGCCGATTTCGAGACACGCGATTGGTCTAACTGTAAGAAAG GTATGAAAAATGACCTGACCTGTTACACTTGCACCGACAAAAATGGCGTTAAACACGAGGAATGCATGTACGTTTCAGAATCTCGCCAGGTAGGCTCCTCCACGTACGCCAATGCGCCGGCCACGCAGGCCCCTGATGTCGCGGCTGTCACCACAATCGGTGCCCCAAAAGCAACGAAGAAATCTCCCCTCAAAAAGGCCTCCTCAGAGAAGAAACCAACTTCGCCGAAACAGCAGCAAATGAACGGCAACGCACGGCGACAGTCGGCTAAGCTGCTGCAGTTGGAACCCGCCGAGCAGCAGGAGGAGGAGACGCACCGAGGAGAGGACCGCCAAACGGTTAAACGGACGGTCACCATCCGGAGCCACGTTGATGCCACCGGAGGAGCAACGGGGGGCGCGTTGCAGAAACCGATGGAAGGCGAACGGGTTATGCATTACGAGCACCATGTTACCCATGTCCTGTAA